A section of the Saccharomyces paradoxus strain CBS432 chromosome XII sequence genome encodes:
- the ADY4 gene encoding Ady4p (Structural component of the meiotic outer plaque~similar to YLR227C): protein MNIDFDYQAFRKSLRKEFKKAVKAILNLQEYDGDLIRDFLALYIPYHVVFYNLAVMKKGSSLRIQTNRLLKEALSKISNFNLAMGPKHIIKIMKKGKVDPETVNKLKLVLYIKLFQGVFGHVDKNYNLAFQSFRWCLQYIAYSKRTRLFASIADVQIRNFYELCGLFVPLLCCHCFLVDLKENETLVGDNLKNFIKRQNPNYSHGLDLNEEKKSLQWHWSLDEIDVIDALYYAAFDAMDKFTLKFSKVNENFVLSQFFEYCAEIEEMLAILRSEIWECECDVFGPRIGLLVDIDHMNETIQKNILSITFKLKNDPQIISCLNKVLEGLLLSSGVKFKVIQFFYVLKLYYMQNDEYSFETSSEMDKLTIECLSIIENLIDACDNPDEVTDFQLPKVLLTAMQGKLLVAEKISEDNDGSESPDNYHPRTYQFKHPRIIIDKMKSKLKQKLRLDSSKDPETDDYWIEYWKYCYQDNIGNLPNILSRVYETFIDPSD, encoded by the coding sequence aaaaaagctGTAAAGGCTATTCTAAATTTACAAGAATATGATGGCGATTTAATAAGAGACTTTTTGGCTCTTTATATTCCATACCATGTCGTTTTTTATAATCTTGCAGTTATGAAAAAAGGATCATCATTAAGAATTCAAACTAATCGTCTTCTGAAAGAAGCGCTGagcaaaatttcaaacttCAATCTTGCAATGGGTCCAAAACATATCATCaagataatgaagaaaggTAAGGTCGACCCAGAGACGGTGAATAAACTAAAACTGGTGCTATACATAAAGTTATTCCAAGGAGTATTTGGTCATGTAGATAAAAATTATAACCTCGCATTTCAATCGTTTCGCTGGTGTTTACAGTACATTGCGTACTCAAAAAGGACAAGACTATTCGCAAGTATCGCAGACGTGCAAATTCGGAATTTTTATGAACTTTGCGGATTATTTGTACCCCTATTGTGCTGCCACTGTTTCCTGGTtgatttgaaggaaaatgaaacattGGTGGGCgataatttaaaaaattttatcaaaagacAAAATCCCAATTATTCCCACGGCCTCGATTTAAATGaggagaaaaaatcacTTCAGTGGCATTGGTCACTGGACGAGATAGACGTTATCGATGCGTTATACTACGCTGCTTTCGACGCGATGGATAAGTTTACGcttaaattttcaaaggtCAATGagaattttgttttgagccagttttttgaatattgcGCAGAAATTGAGGAAATGTTAGCAATTTTGAGAAGCGAAATCTGGGAGTGTGAATGTGATGTGTTCGGTCCCAGAATTGGATTGTTAGTAGACATTGACCATATGAATGAAACAAttcagaaaaatattctgtCAATAACTTTCAAACTTAAAAATGATCCTCAAATTATAAGTTGCCTGAATAAAGTTCTAGAAGGCTTATTACTTTCATCAGGTGTTAAATTCAAAGTCatccaatttttctatGTATTAAAACTATACTATATGCAAAATGATGAATACTCATTCGAAACATCATCTGAAATGGATAAATTAACCATAGAATGCTTGTCTATCATCGAAAATCTTATCGATGCTTGTGATAATCCGGATGAAGTGACTGACTTCCAACTACCGAAGGTACTCTTGACCGCTATGCAGGGAAAATTACTTgttgctgaaaaaatatctgaAGATAATGACGGTTCAGAATCTCCCGATAATTATCATCCCCGAACTTATCAATTCAAACATCCCAGGATAATAATAgacaaaatgaaatcaaaattaAAGCAGAAACTGCGCCTTGACTCATCTAAAGATCCGGAAACTGATGATTATTGGATTGAGTATTGGAAATATTGCTATCAGGATAACATAGGGAATTTGCCAAATATTTTGTCACGTGTATATGAGACCTTTATCGATCCCTCCGATTGA